In Desulfobacteraceae bacterium, the sequence TATGTTGTAAGCGCTAATCCTGAAATAACGATATATAGGGCTCATTTTTAGAAGTGACCTTGTAGGGTTAAATTCACCTCTAAAATCGCATGTTTTGAATTTTTGAAGTTCGACAACCGCCAGCCAGAGGAGGAACCGCAATGCTGCGCATTCGCAACATCCTGTTTCCGTGCGACCTGACGGAGAATTCCGGCAAAATTTTCTACTACGCGCTCTCCCTGATGGAAAAGTACGACAGCACCCTGATTCTGCTGCACGTGGTGGAAAACCTGCGCCAATGGGGGGACCTTTACGTGCCGGCCACCGCGATTCAGCTGGACCAGAAAATCATCGAAAAGGAGGCCGCCCGGGCCCTGGAGGAGTTCTACGCAAGTCACGTGCGCGGGGTCAGCGACGTCCGCCGGGAGGTGCTCTCCGGCGACCCGGTGACGGTGATCCTCAATGTCATCGAAAACGAAGACGTGGATCTGGTGGTCTTGGGTACCCACGGCCGCAAGGGACTCGAGCACACGGTCTTCGGCAGCGTGGCCGAGAACGTGGTGCGCCGCTCGCCGGTGCCGGTGCTGACCATCAACCCCTACACCCTCAAATCCAGCCCCTAAGGACCCCGCCGGCGCCGCAGGCTTTGCCCCGGACGGGCCGCCCGCCCGTTCAGGCTGAGCCTCGCCGATACCTCGGCCCCGACCCCCTTGCTTGCCGCCCAACTGCGGCGCCGTCGGCGTTTTTCGATTTTGACGACCCCGCGCTCAGTCTGCTATGAAACCCTGACCCCGGTCGGCGGAGTTCGGTGGCGTGTGGCGACGCGCCGCCCGCGGCATTCGCCAGGCCGGTTTTGGTGTGCACTTCAAAGATTTGAATGGAGAGGTAACAATGACCGATGACATCCGGTGGGTCAAGACCCACTGCGCCCGCATGGACCACGGCGGCTGCGGTCTGCTGGTGGGGGTTGAGGGCAACCAGATCGTCAAGATCAAGGGGGATCCCGACGGCTTTTTGAACCGGGGCTACGTGTGCCACAAGGGCCGGGTTTCGGCCGAGCGCCTGACCCATCCCGACCGGCTGAAACAGCCGCTGAAGCGCACCGGCCGCCGCGGCGAGGGCCGATGGCAACCGGTTTCCTGGGAGGAAGCGCTGCAGACGGTCGCCGCCGGCCTGGTGAAAACCAGGGAGGCCCACGGCGCCCGGGCGGTGGCTTTCTGCCAGGGGATGCCCAAGGGGCTGGAGCATTTCGCCCTGATTCGGCTGGCCAACCTTTTCGGCTCGCCCAACCTGGTGGCGGTCCAGGACGTGTGCCACGCCCCGCGCGAGGTCGCCGGCATGCACACCTGCGGCTTCTACCCGGTGGCCGATTTTCACCAGAAAAGCGCGCTGGTGGTGCTCTGGGGCAGCAACGTGACCTGGACCAACGAGGAGGGCGCGATCCACAGCCTGTTGCTGGAGCAGCTGCGCCAGGGCACCGCGCTGATGATCGTCGACCCCCGCCGCACCGAGCTGGCCGAGCGGGCCCGTTTCTGGCTGCCCTTGAGGCCCGGCACGGATCATCTCCTGGCGCTCGCCTTTCTGCATGTGATCGTCACCGAAAGCCTCTACGACGCCGATTTCGTCGCCCAGTGGACCCACGGCTTCGATCAATTGGCGGAGCACGTGCGCGATTTCTCGCCGGAAAAGATGGCCCCGCTCACAGACCTGCCCGCCGAGCTGATCCGGGAGAGCGCCCGTTTCTATGCCCAAAGCCGGCCGGCCGCCATCCAGTGGGGCAACCCCATCGAGCAGACCGTTCACAATTTCGACGCCACCCGCGCGCTGGTCTGCCTGATGGCCGTTTGCGGCAACCTGGACGCGCCCGGCGGCAACATCCAGGCCAACGAACCCGGGATTCTCGGCCTGGGGCCCTTCGTGCGCGCCGATCTGCTGCCGAACAAGCGCTTCGAGATGATCCACGCCCATCACGGCGCCATCCCGCGCCTGATGACCGTGCCGCCGGCCTATTTCCGGCAGGCGGTGCTCAGCGGCGAGCCCTACCCGGTACGGGCGGCCTACATGCAGTGCACCAACCCCCTGCTGGGCTACGCCGACAGCCGCCGGACCGAGGAGGCCCTGCGGGCGCTGGATTTTCTGGCGGTCGCGGACGTTTTCATGACCCCCACCGCGGCCTTGGCCGACGTGGTGCTGCCGGCGGCGACGCATTTCGAGTTCGACGACATCGGCCACTACGGCCTGGGCCACGGGATCGTTCTGGCGCGGCCCAAGGTGGTCGATCCGCCGCCGGAGTGCTGGCCCGATCTGAAGATCGTTAACGAGCTGGGCAAGCGCACCACCCCGCCCGAGCACTGGTTCGACGACGCCTCCGGTTTTCTCGAGCTGCTGCTGAAGCCCGCCGGTCTGACCTACCGCGAGTTCGTCGCAAAGGGCTATCTCACCGGGCCCGAGCGCTTCCACAAATACCGCGCCAAGGGGTTTAAAACCCCCACCGGCAAAGTGGAGCTGGCGCTCAGCCAGGCGCCCAAGTTCAAGCTAAAGCCCCTGCCCGCCGGGCAAGAGACGCCCCCGGAAGACGACCCCGCCTTTCCCCTGCTCCTGACCAGCTGCAAGAGCCGCTTCTATCTTCACTCCTGCTATCGCTGGGTGGCGGGCCTGCGCCGCAAAAGCGAGCGGCCCGAGGCCGAAATCCACCCCGAGACGGCTGCGGCCTGCGGCATTGCAGACGGTGCCGCGATGGTCATTGAAACCCCCCACGGGGCGGTCACCCAGCACGCCCGGGTGACCGATACGGTCCGCCCGGGGGTGGTCTTCGCCGCCTACGGCTGGTGGTTTCCCGAAAAGGGGGCGGCCGCCCAGTTCGACTGGCAGAGCGCCAATTTCAACATGCTGACCAGCACCGCGACCCTCGGGCGGGAGTTCGGCACCCCCAACCTCAAGGCGATCGGCTGCCGGGTGCGGCCGGCGGCCGGCGGCTAACCTTATTTTCATTAGACCAAACGGAAAAGTCAAAATTCAGACGGTTTCGAAAAAAGGCCAAGTCCAAGGCGCGCAAATCTCGAGGAGTGAGGTGTACTTAATGTACGCCGCAGCGACCTCGAGATGCAGCGCAACGCAGGAATTGGCCTTTTTGCGGAACCGTCAAATTTGGTTGAAAGTACCGGCAAGGAATGATAAAAGAATTACTTCAGCCTGACGCTGCGGCCCCTCGAAGCGGACATCAGCCATCAGCCGCCGTTTCCTGGGCCCGAATCGGCCAAGCGCAACCTGGAACTTCGCCGCGACCCGAACATATCTGCCGCCTGACAGCCTCCTGACAGGAGTTGTGCCCATGCAAGTCGTTTTGTTCGGCCTCAACCACAAGGCCGCCGCCATCGATCAACTCGAGTGTTTCGCGCTGAAAAACGAAGAGGTCATGGCGTCGCTGCAGACCCTTCATTCCCATCCCCAGATTGATGAAATCGCCATTCTGACCACCTGCAATCGGACCGAGTTCTATGCGGTCTGCGCCGAGAACGTCGATCTGCGGCCGGTTTTTCGGGCGCATCTGCGGGCGCTCAAGGGGGAAAGCCCCGGTGCGGCCTGGGAGCACTTTTATTTCAAGGTCGGCGAGGCGGCCAAACGCCATCTGTTCACCGTGGCCTGTGGTCTGGACTCGGTTGTGGTGGGGGAAAACGAAATCGCCGGTCAGGTCAAGGGCGCCTACGGGACGGCCTGCCGTGCAGGCACGGCCGGCACTTTGCTGCACAAGCTCTTTCATGCCGCTTTCCGGGCCTCCAAACGCGCGAAGAACGAAACCGAGAGCAACAAGGGCTGCTGTTCCACGGCCGCCGCCGCTGCGGACCTGGCCGAGGCGTTCTGCGGCGACCTCAAAGGGGCCTCGGTGCTGATCATCGGGGTCGGCGAAATCGGCAGCATCGGCGCCCGCATCCTGGCCAATCGTCAAACCGGCGAGATCGTCATCGCCAACCGGACCCTGGAAAAAGCCGCGGCCCTGGCCGCCGAGGTGGGCGGTCGGGCCGTGTCGGTATACGGTTTGCGCGACGAACTGGCCCGGGCCGACGCCGTCATCAGCGCCACCGATTCCAACCACTGCCTCTTCGAGGCCGGCGACATGGCGGCCATTCTCAAAAACCGTGAAAAGGGGCCCGTGCTGATCGTCGATTTGGCCGTGCCGCGGGATTTCGATCCGGGCGTGGGCGCGCTCCCCGAAGTGGTGCTCAAAAACGTTTTCGATCTCAAGGAAGTGGTGACCTGCAACCTAGTCAAGCGGGAGCAGTCGGTGGACACGGTGGAGCGCATCATCGCCGAGGAGCTTCAGAAATTCATCGACTGGCGCGAATCCCTGCGGATCAACCCCGTCATTCAGGCGGTCAAAACCCAGGTGGAGACCATCCGGCGCGAAGAGCTCGCGCGGATGCGCGACCGCTTCGATGAAAGCGCCTACTTCCAGGCGGAGCGTCTGACGCGCTCGCTGGCCAAGAAATACCTGCAGGCCATCGTACTGCAGCTCAAGCACCTGCAGGGTGAAAACTGCCTGGATGCCCAGAACATCAGCCTGATCGAGGAACTCTTCACTTACCGCGGCAAGGCCGTCGGCGATTGACGGTTCCGCAGAAAGTCCAATTCTGCGTTGCGCTGCATCTCGAAGTCGCTGCGGCGTAAAGCAGTGCGCCTCACGCCGCTGGAGATTTGCGCGCCTTGTAATTGAACTTTTTGCGGAACCGTCTGGTTTTGGACTTTTTACGACTTTTTTAAAGCGCGGCGCCAGAGTATTTTTGCCCTTTTCTTTGGTGTTGCCTTCCCACCGCGGCCCCGAGACCCCTTTTGAGACAGAGGACGACCCGTATGCCAGTATCCGTTAAAAGCCGAGAGCTGTTCGAGCAGGCCTGCAAGGTGATTCCCGGCGGCGTCAACTCCCCGGTGCGAGCCTTCAAAGGACTCGGCCGCGACCCGATTTTCATCCGGCGCGCCGAGGGCAGCCGGCTTTACGACGTGGACGGCAACGGCTACATCGATTTCGTCAACTCCTGGGGGCCGCTTTTGCTGGGGCACTCCCATCCGGCGGTCAAGGCCGCGCTGCTGGCAGCCCTGGAAGACGGCGCCAGCTACGGGGCGCCCACCGAGAAAGAGATCGTCCTGGCGCGGCTGATCACGGAAATGATGCCCGCGGTGGAAATGGTGCGCCTGGTTTCAAGCGGCACCGAGGCCACTATGAGCGCCGTGAGGCTGGCCCGCGCCTTCACCCGCCGCGAGAAGATCATCAAGATCGAGGGCTGCTACCACGGCCACGGCGACAGCTTCCTGATCAAGGCCGGTTCGGGGCTCACCACCCTGGGGGAGCCCAACAGCCCCGGCGTGCCCCGTTCGGTATCGGCCGACACGCTGATCGCCCCCTTCAACGACGCAGCGGCGGTCAAGGCCCTCTTCGAGGCCTACCCCGACGCCATCGCCGCCCTGATCGTCGAGCCGGTC encodes:
- a CDS encoding universal stress protein — encoded protein: MLRIRNILFPCDLTENSGKIFYYALSLMEKYDSTLILLHVVENLRQWGDLYVPATAIQLDQKIIEKEAARALEEFYASHVRGVSDVRREVLSGDPVTVILNVIENEDVDLVVLGTHGRKGLEHTVFGSVAENVVRRSPVPVLTINPYTLKSSP
- a CDS encoding molybdopterin-dependent oxidoreductase; this translates as MTDDIRWVKTHCARMDHGGCGLLVGVEGNQIVKIKGDPDGFLNRGYVCHKGRVSAERLTHPDRLKQPLKRTGRRGEGRWQPVSWEEALQTVAAGLVKTREAHGARAVAFCQGMPKGLEHFALIRLANLFGSPNLVAVQDVCHAPREVAGMHTCGFYPVADFHQKSALVVLWGSNVTWTNEEGAIHSLLLEQLRQGTALMIVDPRRTELAERARFWLPLRPGTDHLLALAFLHVIVTESLYDADFVAQWTHGFDQLAEHVRDFSPEKMAPLTDLPAELIRESARFYAQSRPAAIQWGNPIEQTVHNFDATRALVCLMAVCGNLDAPGGNIQANEPGILGLGPFVRADLLPNKRFEMIHAHHGAIPRLMTVPPAYFRQAVLSGEPYPVRAAYMQCTNPLLGYADSRRTEEALRALDFLAVADVFMTPTAALADVVLPAATHFEFDDIGHYGLGHGIVLARPKVVDPPPECWPDLKIVNELGKRTTPPEHWFDDASGFLELLLKPAGLTYREFVAKGYLTGPERFHKYRAKGFKTPTGKVELALSQAPKFKLKPLPAGQETPPEDDPAFPLLLTSCKSRFYLHSCYRWVAGLRRKSERPEAEIHPETAAACGIADGAAMVIETPHGAVTQHARVTDTVRPGVVFAAYGWWFPEKGAAAQFDWQSANFNMLTSTATLGREFGTPNLKAIGCRVRPAAGG
- the hemA gene encoding glutamyl-tRNA reductase; the encoded protein is MQVVLFGLNHKAAAIDQLECFALKNEEVMASLQTLHSHPQIDEIAILTTCNRTEFYAVCAENVDLRPVFRAHLRALKGESPGAAWEHFYFKVGEAAKRHLFTVACGLDSVVVGENEIAGQVKGAYGTACRAGTAGTLLHKLFHAAFRASKRAKNETESNKGCCSTAAAAADLAEAFCGDLKGASVLIIGVGEIGSIGARILANRQTGEIVIANRTLEKAAALAAEVGGRAVSVYGLRDELARADAVISATDSNHCLFEAGDMAAILKNREKGPVLIVDLAVPRDFDPGVGALPEVVLKNVFDLKEVVTCNLVKREQSVDTVERIIAEELQKFIDWRESLRINPVIQAVKTQVETIRREELARMRDRFDESAYFQAERLTRSLAKKYLQAIVLQLKHLQGENCLDAQNISLIEELFTYRGKAVGD